The genomic segment GGATTTGTCGCCGGGAACCGTGAGGCGGCCGTTGATCGCTTTGACTGGATTTAGTGTGATGTTCATACTTTCTTGAATCGCGATTGCTTGCGGTTAATCCGTTTGCAAGACGGATACTCCTTTCGAAACCATCGGCGCAACGTAACCAAATTTAAAATGTCGCGCAATCTCAATCTCGGTTTGGGCGCGGCACTGCGCTTGCAATTGGCGGCGGGATTGATCATTTTGATGCAGTTTAAACCGCCGCGCGTTTCATTTTGCAAACACGAGGTTTACTTGGGGAAACATGAGAGAGGTGATAACATGCAAGAAGCGCCCGTCATCCTGATCGTCGATGACGATCCCCACTTGCGCGAGAGCGTGAGGGAAATTCTGGAGTACCACAAATACGCCTGCCGCGAGGCGCGCGACGGGAAGGAGGCGCTCGATATTCTGGCCGCTGAAAAAGTCGATCTCGCGCTGCTGGATTTGCAGATGCCGCGTATCGACGGACTGGAGGTTTTGAAGCGCAGCATGATCATAAAGCCGGATTTGCCGGTAATCATGATCAGCCTGCATGGCACGATTGGCAGCGCCGTGGAGGCCACCAAGCTGGGCGCGTATGATTTCATCGAAAAGCCGCTGGAAGCAGAGCGCATGCTGTTGACCATCCGCAACGCGCTGCACACCAGCCGGCTGCGCGAGCAGCGCGATCACTTGCTGGCCGAAGTCAAGCAGCGTTACCGCATGATTGGCAGCGACGAAAAAATACAAAATGTGTTCGCGCTGATCGAGCGCGCCGCGACAGTTGACAGCAAAGTTCTGATCACCGGCGAAAGCGGAGTGGGCAAGGATTTGGTTGCTCGGGCGATTCACTACAACAGCAGCCGCGCCGAGTTTCCTTTTGTTGTCATGAACTGCTCGGCCATTCCGGAAACCTTGATTGAAAGCGAGTTATTCGGTTACAAGAAAGGCGCGTTCAGCGGCGCGGATCACGATCATCCCGGCAGGTTTCAGCAGGCGCATCGCGGCACGCTGTTCTTTGACGAGATTGCCGATATGAGCCTGATGATGCAGGCCAAAGTGTTGCGCGTGCTCGAAGACGGGGCCGTCATGATGCTGGGCAGTGCGGAGACGCGCCAGGTGGATGTCCGACTCATTGCCGCAACCAACAAAGATTTGCAGCAGGAAATCGAAAACGGCAATTTCCGCAGTGACTTGTATTATCGCCTGAACGTCATTCCCATTCACGTGCCGCCTCTGCGCGAGCGCAAAGAGGATATTCAACCGCTGGCAGAATATTTTTTGGAGGAGATTTGCCGGGTGCAAGGCCTTTCGCAAAAGTGCTTTGCCGGCAATGTCTGGCCGCTGCTGCAAAATCACCAATGGCCGGGCAACGTGCGCGAATTGAATAACGTGGTCGAACGCGCGGCTGTGCTTTCGTTCGATCGGATAATCGATGCCGCCCTCTTGCGCGAAGCATTGCAGGCTGCAACGCCTCAACCGCCAGCAGCAAAATCAACATCCCGCGAACAAACCCTTGAAGAAGCCCGCGCCGCCTTCGAGCGCGCGTTCATTTTGAAAAAGCTAAATGAGCACGATTGGGAAATCATCGTGACCGCCGAAGCGCTCGGCATCAACCGGACATCGTTGTGGAAAAAGATGCAGATGTTGGGGATAAAGAAGTAATGCGAATGATTTTGCCGCAAAAGAGTCATGCTGTCGCGACGAGTCGGTCCGAAACGGCAAGGCTGATATGATACCCCAGCCGCGACAAGAAATCTTCGCAATCTATGTATGTCAAACACTCATTTTGCCGCCATGGTCTCTCCCCACAGCCAATAAAAAACCCTTGACTTCCGGCCCAATTGTCCTATTTTTCTCTCCAGTTCAGCCTCCTCGCTGACACCCAAAGCCTGCAATCCCTTTAAAAAATCAAATCAAAAAACTCTGAGCCTGTCAAAATTCGGGGCAATGATGGCATTTTGGCGCACGTGGCTTTTGCTATTGGCTTTCCTGGCCAGTGGTTGTTCGCAATCTTCCCTTCATTCACTTGATACGGACAAATTGCCGTTCAGGCTTGAGAGCGTCGCGTCATACGATCCTTCCGTCGTTTTGGAAGATCTAGACAACGATGGACGCTACGAAATTTTGAAAACCCACAACGACATCGATCCCGTTACCGGTGCCCGCTCGAGTTTCCTTCAAATCCGAACCCACGCGAATTTCGTCGTCGATCAAATCAACTTTCCCGCGCTTATCTGGGAC from the Cytophagia bacterium CHB2 genome contains:
- a CDS encoding sigma-54-dependent Fis family transcriptional regulator, with product MQEAPVILIVDDDPHLRESVREILEYHKYACREARDGKEALDILAAEKVDLALLDLQMPRIDGLEVLKRSMIIKPDLPVIMISLHGTIGSAVEATKLGAYDFIEKPLEAERMLLTIRNALHTSRLREQRDHLLAEVKQRYRMIGSDEKIQNVFALIERAATVDSKVLITGESGVGKDLVARAIHYNSSRAEFPFVVMNCSAIPETLIESELFGYKKGAFSGADHDHPGRFQQAHRGTLFFDEIADMSLMMQAKVLRVLEDGAVMMLGSAETRQVDVRLIAATNKDLQQEIENGNFRSDLYYRLNVIPIHVPPLRERKEDIQPLAEYFLEEICRVQGLSQKCFAGNVWPLLQNHQWPGNVRELNNVVERAAVLSFDRIIDAALLREALQAATPQPPAAKSTSREQTLEEARAAFERAFILKKLNEHDWEIIVTAEALGINRTSLWKKMQMLGIKK